The Oryctolagus cuniculus chromosome 5, mOryCun1.1, whole genome shotgun sequence genome includes a region encoding these proteins:
- the ORYCUNV1R1604 gene encoding vomeronasal 1 receptor oryCunV1R1604 (The RefSeq protein has 1 substitution compared to this genomic sequence) — protein sequence MTGIDIIHGMIFFSLTGPGVVGNFLVLVRYVHTLVMGLEKKPTDLVLIHLAVSNILIICTTGIRDITPVIYFRNFLGDIGCKAVIYLNRVARSLSICTTCLLSVVQAVTVSPRTTWWRKLKPRTAWQLLPYLLLFWVFSLLISSNLLHYITAVNSVNGSGVRMYVRYCYMLPAGRIVRWLFLSLMALRDLTFQSAMGWSSGHMALRLYKHHKRVLYLQSSRTAKHPSPEVRATQSILVLMTCFLFSYWTDFIFSFYIGSTLTGDSTILHIKIFLELGYASLSPFVLTSRDVHFAECWRAH from the coding sequence ATGACTGGGATTGACATCATCCACGGAATGATCTTCTTTTCTCTCACTGGACCTGGAGTTGTGGGGAACTTCCTTGTGCTTGTGAGATATGTACATACTTTGGTCATGGGTCTTGAGAAAAAGCCCACAGACCTTGTCCTCATCCACTTGGCTGTTTCAAACATACTCATTATTTGCACCACAGGGATCAGAGACATAACCCCTgtcatttatttcagaaatttccTAGGTGACATTGGTTGCAAAGCTGTGATTTACCTGAACAGGGTGGCTCGGAGCCTCTCCATCTGCACCACCTGCCTCCTCAGCGTAGTCCAGGCCATCACTGTCAGTCCCAGGACCACCTGGTGGAGAAAGCTCAAACCCCGCACTGCCTGGCAGCTTCTTCCCTACCTCCTCCTCTTCTGGGTCTTTAGTCTTCTCATAAGCTCTAACCTgctccactacatcacagcagtCAACAGTGTGAACGGGTCTGGAGTTAGAATGTATGTTAGGTATTGCTACATGCTGCCAGCTGGGCGAATAGTCAGGTGGCTTTTCCTCTCCCTCATGGCCCTTCGGGACCTCACCTTTCAGAGTGCCATGGGCTGGAGCAGTGGGCACATGGCTCTCCGTCTGTACAAACATCACAAGCGCGTCCTCTACCTCCAGAGCTCCAGGACTGCAAAACATCCCAGCCCAGAGGTCAGAGCTACTCAGAGCATTCTCGTTCTCATGACCTGTTTCCTCTTCTCCTATTggacagatttcattttctctttctacatAGGGTCCACCTTGACTGGGGATTCTACcatattacatattaaaatatttctagaactAGGTTATGCCAGTCTCAGCCCCTTTGTCCTGACCAGCAGGGatgttcactttgctgaatgcTGGAGAGCTCACTGA
- the ORYCUNV1R1618 gene encoding vomeronasal 1 receptor oryCunV1R1618 — protein MTWSDVIQRMIFLSLTGPGVVGNFLVLVRYVCTLVMGSEKKPTGLILIHLAFSNILIICTTGVRDITTVIYFSNFLGDIGCKAVMYLNRVARSLSICTTCLLSVVQAVTVSPRTTWWRKLKPRTAWQLLPYLLLFWVFSLLISSNLLHYITAVNSVNGSGVRMYAEYCYMLPAGQIVRWLFLFLMALRDLTFQSAMGWSSGHMALRLYKHHKRVLYLQSSRTAKHPSPEVRATQSTLVLMTCFLFSYWTDFIFSFYIGSTLTGIFTISNIKILLEVGYASLSPFVLISRDAHVGTCWRAH, from the exons ATGACTTGGAGTGATGTCATCCAGAGAATGATCTTCCTTTCTCTCACTGGACCTGGAGTTGTGGGGAACTTCCTTGTGCTTGTGAGATATGTATGTACATTAGTCATGGGGTCTGAGAAAAAACCCACAGGCCTTATCCTCATCCACTTGGCTTTTTCAAACATACTCATTATTTGCACCACAGGGGTCAGAGACATAACCACTGTCATTTATTTCAGTAACTTCCTAGGTGACATTGGTTGCAAAGCTGTGAT gTACTTGAACAGGGTGGCCCGGAGCCTCTCCATCTGCACCACCTGCCTCCTCAGTGTAGTCCAGGCTGTCACTGTCAGTCCCAGGACCACCTGGTGGAGAAAGCTCAAACCCCGCACTGCCTGGCAGCTTCTTCCCTACCTCCTCCTCTTCTGGGTCTTTAGTCTTCTCATAAGCTCTAACCTgctccactacatcacagcagtCAACAGCGTGAACGGGTCTGGAGTTAGAATGTATGCTGAATATTGCTACATGCTGCCAGCTGGGCAAATAGTCAGGtggcttttcctcttcctcatgGCCCTTCGGGACCTCACCTTTCAGAGTGCCATGGGCTGGAGCAGTGGGCACATGGCTCTCCGTCTGTACAAACATCACAAGCGTGTCCTTTATCTCCAGAGCTCCAGGACTGCAAAACATCCCAGCCCAGAGGTCAGAGCTACTCAGAGCACTCTTGTTCTCATGACCTGTTTCCTCTTCTCCTATTGGACagacttcattttctctttctacatAGGGTCCACCTTGACAGGGATTTTCACtatatcaaatattaaaatacttctaGAAGTTGGTTATGCCAGTCTCAGTCCCTTTGTCCTGATCAGCAGGGATGCTCATGTTGGTACATGCTGGAGAGCTCACTGA
- the ORYCUNV1R1618 gene encoding vomeronasal 1 receptor oryCunV1R1618 isoform X1 — MTWSDVIQRMIFLSLTGPGVVGNFLVLVRYVCTLVMGSEKKPTGLILIHLAFSNILIICTTGVRDITTVIYFSNFLGDIGCKAVMYLSRVARSLSICTTCLLSVVQAVTVSPRTTWWRKLKPRTAWQLLPYLLLFWVFSLLISSNLLHYITAVNSVNGSGVRMYAEYCYMLPAGQIVRWLFLFLMALRDLTFQSAMGWSSGHMALRLYKHHKRVLYLQSSRTAKHPSPEVRATQSTLVLMTCFLFSYWTDFIFSFYIGSTLTGIFTISNIKILLEVGYASLSPFVLISRDAHVGTCWRAH; from the exons ATGACTTGGAGTGATGTCATCCAGAGAATGATCTTCCTTTCTCTCACTGGACCTGGAGTTGTGGGGAACTTCCTTGTGCTTGTGAGATATGTATGTACATTAGTCATGGGGTCTGAGAAAAAACCCACAGGCCTTATCCTCATCCACTTGGCTTTTTCAAACATACTCATTATTTGCACCACAGGGGTCAGAGACATAACCACTGTCATTTATTTCAGTAACTTCCTAGGTGACATTGGTTGCAAAGCTGTGATgtacttgagccg GGTGGCCCGGAGCCTCTCCATCTGCACCACCTGCCTCCTCAGTGTAGTCCAGGCTGTCACTGTCAGTCCCAGGACCACCTGGTGGAGAAAGCTCAAACCCCGCACTGCCTGGCAGCTTCTTCCCTACCTCCTCCTCTTCTGGGTCTTTAGTCTTCTCATAAGCTCTAACCTgctccactacatcacagcagtCAACAGCGTGAACGGGTCTGGAGTTAGAATGTATGCTGAATATTGCTACATGCTGCCAGCTGGGCAAATAGTCAGGtggcttttcctcttcctcatgGCCCTTCGGGACCTCACCTTTCAGAGTGCCATGGGCTGGAGCAGTGGGCACATGGCTCTCCGTCTGTACAAACATCACAAGCGTGTCCTTTATCTCCAGAGCTCCAGGACTGCAAAACATCCCAGCCCAGAGGTCAGAGCTACTCAGAGCACTCTTGTTCTCATGACCTGTTTCCTCTTCTCCTATTGGACagacttcattttctctttctacatAGGGTCCACCTTGACAGGGATTTTCACtatatcaaatattaaaatacttctaGAAGTTGGTTATGCCAGTCTCAGTCCCTTTGTCCTGATCAGCAGGGATGCTCATGTTGGTACATGCTGGAGAGCTCACTGA